From Paenibacillus polymyxa, the proteins below share one genomic window:
- a CDS encoding anti-sigma factor: protein MDCKQAVSFMHDYLDGDLSEQDKHELEQHLLVCPECRMRFKELERTDAMLYGTRYHQVPCVSDELTFRIMNALPPHKRQPAVPMLAWVKRHPAVTAAAFFLIVICSSMASFSSTDHQLVVKGSNLDQVVIQGDTVIVPEGKSIAGDLTVQNGEARVYGDVEGNLTVIDGSYYQASTAHIAGQVKSIDQTLDWIWYKVTDLFGGPSSP, encoded by the coding sequence ATGGATTGCAAACAAGCCGTCTCTTTTATGCATGACTATCTAGATGGCGACCTGTCTGAGCAGGACAAACATGAGTTGGAACAACACTTGTTAGTCTGCCCGGAATGCCGCATGCGTTTTAAAGAGCTGGAGCGGACGGATGCGATGCTTTACGGTACACGCTATCATCAAGTGCCGTGTGTATCGGATGAGCTGACATTTCGCATTATGAATGCTTTGCCGCCGCATAAACGACAGCCTGCGGTGCCTATGCTAGCTTGGGTGAAGAGGCATCCCGCTGTAACAGCCGCCGCCTTCTTCCTTATTGTGATATGCTCAAGTATGGCCAGCTTTTCTAGCACGGACCATCAATTAGTAGTCAAAGGAAGCAATCTAGATCAAGTTGTTATTCAGGGCGATACTGTAATTGTACCTGAAGGGAAATCCATTGCCGGAGATTTAACAGTACAGAATGGTGAGGCACGTGTATACGGTGATGTAGAAGGAAATCTTACTGTGATTGACGGCTCGTACTATCAAGCTTCAACCGCCCATATTGCAGGACAGGTTAAAAGTATCGATCAAACCTTGGACTGGATTTGGTACAAGGTTACCGATTTGTTCGGGGGACCGTCTTCTCCATAA
- a CDS encoding DUF4280 domain-containing protein → MVKKSHSEEEPIQAGRGSKQGYVVAGAILSCSFGTQPTRLKRPFSHGVYVKEKAQMNVGDYLSGTNISNFGRCSCPANPAVKSSDMVDIYGVKKANCVPVITGPWIGGKSDVLVEGEPALLDQCSNACIYGGMIRITDDGQTLE, encoded by the coding sequence ATGGTAAAAAAGTCTCATTCGGAAGAGGAACCTATTCAGGCTGGACGGGGAAGTAAGCAAGGATACGTAGTTGCCGGGGCCATCTTGAGCTGCAGCTTTGGTACGCAGCCGACACGGCTCAAACGTCCATTCAGCCACGGCGTATATGTGAAGGAGAAAGCCCAAATGAATGTTGGAGATTACTTGTCCGGCACCAATATCAGCAATTTTGGCCGTTGCTCCTGTCCAGCCAATCCAGCGGTCAAAAGCAGTGACATGGTCGATATCTATGGGGTCAAAAAAGCGAACTGTGTTCCGGTTATTACCGGACCCTGGATCGGCGGCAAAAGCGATGTGCTTGTTGAAGGAGAACCAGCCCTGCTGGATCAATGTTCGAATGCGTGCATATACGGGGGAATGATTCGGATTACAGACGATGGCCAGACGCTGGAGTAG
- the sigW gene encoding RNA polymerase sigma factor SigW — MDNMESRLVRLVQKGDQRAFAELVELYKDRIFHLSYRMLGNRHEAEDLVQETFLRVYRNLEKYDHGQKFSTWIYRIATNLCIDRLRRRKPTYSLDAEMNDQEGVDGYAMLASEELTPEGSTLLSETQALIHDAIDSLPDKYKTIMVLRYLQELSLQEISDVLNLPVTTIKTRVHRGRDFLRKKLEHKL; from the coding sequence GTGGATAATATGGAAAGCCGCTTGGTTAGGCTGGTGCAGAAAGGTGATCAGCGAGCTTTTGCGGAGTTAGTCGAGTTATATAAAGATCGGATTTTTCATCTTTCCTACCGGATGCTAGGTAATCGTCATGAGGCGGAGGATTTGGTGCAGGAAACTTTTTTGCGTGTGTATCGTAACCTGGAAAAGTATGACCATGGACAGAAGTTCTCAACCTGGATTTATCGGATTGCTACAAATCTGTGCATTGATCGTCTGCGAAGGAGAAAACCTACATACTCACTTGATGCTGAAATGAATGATCAAGAAGGTGTTGATGGGTACGCCATGCTTGCTAGTGAAGAGCTTACCCCTGAAGGGAGTACGCTGTTGTCGGAAACGCAAGCTTTAATTCATGACGCCATTGACAGCCTTCCGGATAAATACAAGACGATTATGGTTCTACGATACTTGCAGGAGCTTTCCTTACAGGAAATTAGCGATGTGCTCAATCTCCCAGTTACCACAATTAAGACAAGAGTACACAGGGGACGGGATTTTCTACGCAAAAAACTGGAGCACAAGCTATAA
- a CDS encoding pentapeptide repeat-containing protein encodes MNREEILQHFANEVYEPLKHQMLFTFEASFQNRKHALAKTFRNSLEQLLGKVKQMQQEGNKQALGYISYSMLRTELANGRATYLVEAMDKTWFMDRYPCRDAYDAEWAFRYLDEWETELSKHAKKYGGRIGLDDIERMKLRAAIHIHQYIIALARFSITEEWLDAIQFAHEIQLEDVFELRVGEYLDRSEVVYKRDVRVKDSTVMKEWLEEKKPYDYIHEVFRGIDGSQGDYEGIRLQYADLSESSFNNSVFRGGNLIGSCWNKACLQEANFSGCLIQEARFEQANLKGASFRDAIAVPGIYQSGYWERPGFQPVSFAGANLTGAQFQGAYLKNADFTGAILQGADFMGAAFEGACFKEAVLDGARFSLGMHPVVQSLI; translated from the coding sequence GTGAATCGTGAGGAAATTCTTCAACATTTTGCAAATGAGGTCTACGAACCGTTAAAGCATCAAATGTTATTTACGTTTGAAGCCTCTTTTCAAAATCGTAAGCATGCTTTGGCGAAGACATTTCGTAATTCACTGGAGCAACTACTCGGGAAAGTCAAGCAGATGCAGCAAGAGGGTAACAAACAGGCGTTGGGATATATATCTTACTCCATGCTTCGTACCGAATTAGCAAACGGAAGGGCGACCTATCTAGTGGAGGCCATGGACAAGACGTGGTTTATGGATCGCTATCCTTGCCGGGATGCTTATGATGCAGAATGGGCTTTTCGCTATTTGGACGAGTGGGAGACGGAATTAAGTAAGCATGCCAAGAAATATGGCGGAAGAATCGGATTAGATGATATTGAAAGGATGAAATTGCGCGCGGCAATACATATTCATCAATATATCATTGCTTTGGCACGTTTTAGTATCACAGAGGAATGGCTGGATGCAATACAGTTTGCTCATGAAATACAGTTGGAAGATGTGTTCGAACTGAGAGTCGGAGAGTATTTAGATCGAAGCGAAGTCGTTTATAAAAGGGATGTGCGTGTCAAAGATTCGACGGTGATGAAAGAGTGGCTTGAGGAAAAGAAGCCATATGACTACATACATGAAGTTTTTCGGGGAATTGACGGATCTCAAGGAGATTATGAGGGAATACGTCTGCAATATGCCGATTTGAGTGAAAGTTCTTTTAACAATAGTGTTTTTAGAGGAGGAAATTTGATCGGCTCCTGTTGGAATAAAGCCTGTTTACAAGAAGCGAATTTTAGCGGCTGTTTGATTCAGGAAGCCCGTTTTGAACAAGCCAACTTAAAAGGAGCATCTTTCCGGGATGCAATAGCTGTACCTGGAATTTACCAGTCTGGATATTGGGAAAGACCTGGTTTTCAACCCGTAAGTTTTGCAGGAGCGAATCTTACAGGAGCCCAGTTTCAGGGAGCTTACTTGAAGAATGCAGATTTTACCGGGGCCATATTGCAGGGGGCTGACTTTATGGGTGCAGCGTTTGAGGGAGCCTGCTTCAAAGAAGCGGTGCTGGATGGAGCCCGATTTAGTTTAGGTATGCATCCAGTCGTACAGAGTCTAATTTAA
- the glmM gene encoding phosphoglucosamine mutase, with protein MGKYFGTDGVRGVANQELTAELAYSIGRCGGYVLAGNVEKPTVVIGMDTRISGLMLESALVAGLLSIGANVVRLGIVSTPGVAYLTRQLKADAGVMISASHNPVEDNGIKFFGGDGFKLTDETELKIEELMDAKEDQLPRPIGSGLGTVVVDEHSRYDYLEFLKTTISHSFEGLKIVLDCANGAAYELAPKLFADLGAEVHTIGAEPNGLNINDHCGSTHPEKLKEEVRRLKADIGLAFDGDADRLIAIDENGEEVDGDYILCICGDAMNRAGKLKDSTIVSTVMSNIGFYKATEKLALKTAKTAVGDRYVMEEMRRGGFNLGGEQSGHVIFLDHNTTGDGMLTGIQLVDTLKASGKKMSELKSLMKQYPQVLVNVRVQDKRNYEGNPAIAEAIEQVEQQLGDNGRVLVRASGTESLIRVMAEGPDKDELEQFVGQIVDVVKKELV; from the coding sequence ATGGGGAAATATTTTGGTACAGATGGTGTACGAGGCGTTGCTAATCAGGAACTAACAGCCGAACTGGCATATAGCATTGGCCGCTGCGGCGGATATGTTTTAGCAGGTAATGTAGAGAAACCGACAGTTGTTATTGGTATGGATACACGGATATCTGGACTGATGTTGGAATCGGCACTGGTAGCCGGCTTGTTGTCTATTGGGGCTAATGTGGTTCGCCTAGGTATTGTTTCGACGCCTGGGGTGGCATATCTCACACGGCAATTGAAAGCGGACGCTGGTGTCATGATCTCAGCATCTCACAATCCTGTTGAGGACAACGGGATTAAGTTTTTTGGCGGCGATGGGTTTAAATTAACCGATGAAACGGAATTGAAAATTGAAGAGCTCATGGATGCGAAAGAAGACCAATTGCCTCGTCCGATTGGCAGCGGATTGGGCACGGTTGTTGTAGACGAGCATTCCCGCTACGATTATCTGGAGTTTTTGAAAACAACAATCAGTCATTCTTTTGAAGGCCTAAAAATAGTATTGGACTGTGCAAACGGAGCAGCTTATGAGCTGGCGCCGAAGCTTTTTGCGGATTTGGGAGCTGAAGTGCATACGATCGGCGCGGAGCCAAACGGATTGAATATCAATGATCATTGCGGCTCGACTCATCCTGAAAAGCTAAAAGAGGAAGTGCGCCGCTTGAAAGCGGACATTGGTCTTGCCTTTGACGGCGATGCCGATCGCCTAATCGCAATTGATGAGAACGGGGAAGAGGTTGATGGAGACTATATTCTCTGTATTTGCGGAGATGCAATGAACCGGGCTGGAAAACTCAAGGACAGCACTATTGTATCGACAGTAATGAGTAATATCGGTTTTTATAAAGCTACTGAAAAGCTAGCTCTCAAGACTGCAAAAACTGCGGTCGGAGACCGTTATGTGATGGAAGAAATGCGTCGGGGTGGATTTAATCTGGGCGGTGAGCAGTCTGGTCATGTTATTTTCCTGGACCACAATACGACAGGCGATGGCATGCTGACGGGGATTCAATTGGTAGATACCCTGAAAGCTTCTGGCAAGAAGATGAGCGAACTAAAATCGCTTATGAAACAATATCCACAAGTTCTTGTAAATGTACGTGTGCAGGACAAACGTAATTACGAGGGGAACCCTGCGATTGCAGAAGCGATTGAACAGGTGGAACAACAATTGGGCGATAATGGGCGTGTATTGGTCCGTGCTTCAGGTACAGAGTCACTTATTCGTGTGATGGCCGAAGGCCCGGATAAGGATGAGCTGGAGCAATTTGTCGGACAGATCGTAGATGTCGTGAAAAAAGAATTAGTTTAA
- the cdaA gene encoding diadenylate cyclase CdaA, producing MLDYFADLTWKESIKDIIDILIVTYIMYQLILLVRGTRAVQLLKGILFLVVIWAVSTWFDLYTLKWLMNQMFTFGVVAIFIIFQPELRRALEQLGRGKLFGRSSVDDEEINKLIGEMIKALNYLSRRKIGALVVFERETGLNEYTESGIKTQAVVSSELLINIFIPNTPLHDGAVIIQNKQIASAACYLPLSENPFISKELGTRHRAAIGVSEVTDAVTVVVSEETGQISLAINGQVVRDIKEESLISKLYEELRPTPSLKEKRGSFWNRRGGRGNS from the coding sequence ATGTTGGATTATTTTGCGGACCTGACTTGGAAAGAGTCCATTAAAGATATTATCGACATTTTAATCGTAACCTATATTATGTATCAGCTTATTTTACTTGTTCGCGGAACGCGAGCAGTTCAATTGTTAAAAGGGATTCTGTTCCTGGTTGTTATTTGGGCGGTTAGTACCTGGTTTGATTTGTACACGCTCAAGTGGTTGATGAATCAGATGTTCACCTTTGGTGTAGTGGCTATTTTTATTATTTTTCAGCCTGAGTTACGTCGTGCTCTAGAGCAGTTGGGGCGTGGTAAACTATTTGGGCGTTCGTCAGTAGATGATGAAGAGATCAATAAGTTAATTGGAGAAATGATTAAGGCGCTGAATTATTTATCACGTAGAAAAATAGGAGCATTGGTCGTATTTGAGCGCGAGACAGGACTGAACGAATATACGGAGTCTGGTATCAAGACACAGGCCGTAGTTAGTTCTGAACTGCTAATTAACATCTTTATTCCCAATACGCCTTTGCATGATGGTGCAGTGATTATACAAAATAAACAGATTGCCTCTGCGGCCTGCTATTTGCCATTATCGGAAAATCCCTTCATTAGCAAGGAGTTGGGAACCCGTCATCGGGCTGCAATTGGGGTGAGTGAGGTAACGGATGCCGTAACTGTCGTGGTATCGGAGGAAACAGGGCAAATTTCGTTGGCTATCAATGGTCAGGTCGTGCGTGACATTAAGGAAGAATCCCTAATCTCCAAGCTGTATGAGGAGTTGCGGCCAACACCGTCTTTGAAGGAAAAACGCGGCTCATTCTGGAATCGGAGGGGAGGCCGTGGAAATTCATGA
- a CDS encoding phage baseplate assembly protein V: protein MTLTHITYDRLQITPFEVVSIQELHMTKRLNEHTRLSFTAILPEELQDSYVQLIEVDSPVCVSQLDEAGTPTPLFNGTVLHMEVKVVRDVYYLEVEAISHTYKLDIRKKNGSFQDKNMKVEELLRAVGADYPGFDIIDSATGGATLGRIAVQYRETDWEFLKRIASRYHTSLTPASVFDVPKCYFGVEETQSGLDLTNYHYTVSKRVGDYRYFNGNDTAHVNEHDFIDYRVEAEQVLELGSTVTFKGKNLYVYKVDTHMQKGMMQHVYTLTSHKGLRHQEVFNEQLIGLSLPGKVIQVERDRIKLHLHIDAAQDPAKAHWFTYVSPYTAEGHSGWYVMPELGDTVLLYFPTHREEEGMASTSLREKNRSAGQHALAHPDIKLFRTAHGKEIKLTPDEIVITSKEGTMYIQLNEKNGIHIVSDKQIQFSAGGNISLHSGSKVKITAGDEIKMTSKGSTVSLGGITNVLGSEVKTN from the coding sequence ATGACATTAACCCATATTACATATGATCGGCTGCAAATTACACCATTTGAAGTGGTTAGCATTCAGGAACTGCATATGACCAAGCGACTGAATGAGCACACCCGGCTCTCTTTTACCGCTATTTTGCCTGAAGAACTACAGGACAGTTATGTCCAGTTGATCGAAGTCGATTCACCGGTTTGTGTATCACAACTAGATGAGGCAGGCACTCCAACACCGCTATTTAACGGAACGGTGCTCCATATGGAAGTCAAAGTGGTCAGAGATGTGTATTACCTGGAGGTCGAGGCAATATCACACACGTATAAACTGGATATTCGTAAAAAGAACGGGTCCTTTCAAGATAAAAATATGAAGGTTGAGGAATTGCTGCGAGCTGTAGGTGCAGATTATCCCGGTTTTGATATCATTGATTCGGCTACAGGGGGAGCGACTTTAGGCCGTATAGCAGTCCAATATCGTGAAACCGATTGGGAGTTCCTCAAGCGGATCGCTTCGCGTTACCATACTTCACTCACGCCTGCGTCGGTATTTGATGTGCCGAAGTGCTATTTTGGAGTCGAGGAAACCCAGTCTGGACTGGACTTAACCAATTATCATTATACCGTCAGCAAGCGAGTTGGAGATTATCGTTATTTTAACGGCAATGATACAGCACATGTAAACGAGCATGATTTTATTGATTACCGGGTTGAGGCGGAGCAGGTATTGGAGCTCGGCAGCACCGTTACCTTTAAGGGTAAAAATCTGTATGTGTACAAGGTAGACACTCATATGCAAAAAGGAATGATGCAGCACGTGTATACCCTGACTTCCCACAAGGGATTGAGACACCAAGAGGTGTTTAACGAGCAGCTTATCGGTCTGTCTTTACCTGGTAAAGTCATTCAGGTAGAGCGAGATCGTATCAAACTACATTTACATATCGATGCTGCGCAGGACCCTGCAAAGGCCCACTGGTTTACCTATGTTTCTCCTTATACTGCAGAAGGACATAGCGGATGGTACGTAATGCCTGAGCTCGGGGATACCGTTCTGCTCTATTTCCCTACCCATCGAGAAGAAGAGGGCATGGCAAGTACATCTTTGCGCGAAAAGAATCGGAGTGCGGGGCAACACGCTCTTGCACATCCTGACATCAAATTGTTTCGTACCGCGCACGGCAAGGAAATCAAATTAACCCCTGATGAAATTGTCATCACCAGTAAAGAGGGGACGATGTATATCCAGTTAAATGAGAAAAATGGAATTCACATTGTAAGCGATAAACAGATTCAATTTTCAGCAGGAGGGAATATCTCCCTTCATTCCGGCAGTAAAGTGAAAATCACGGCCGGGGATGAAATTAAAATGACGAGCAAAGGCAGTACCGTATCGCTGGGTGGAATAACCAATGTTCTGGGTAGCGAAGTGAAAACAAACTAA
- a CDS encoding helix-turn-helix domain-containing protein has product MSTIGQRIRTIRKTNNLNQIKFANIIGISEGTLSELEQNKYRPSLDIIIAIKENFNSHIEWLIVGDTPVSKNTIFNLAIEAQELELILCFENLLKKIEMKLLIL; this is encoded by the coding sequence TTGTCTACAATAGGCCAACGAATTCGAACGATTAGAAAAACAAACAACTTAAATCAAATAAAGTTTGCAAATATAATTGGAATTTCTGAAGGAACGTTGAGTGAGCTGGAGCAAAATAAATACAGACCCTCTCTTGATATAATTATAGCAATTAAAGAAAACTTCAATTCCCATATAGAGTGGTTAATCGTTGGAGATACGCCTGTATCAAAGAACACTATTTTTAATTTAGCCATTGAAGCTCAGGAATTAGAACTTATTCTTTGTTTCGAGAACTTACTAAAGAAGATAGAGATGAAATTATTGATTTTATAA
- a CDS encoding CdaR family protein produces the protein MMDKWINNNTISKILALAVAIMLWGMVHLDTGTPSSTLTVSYNNKIIDNVAIQASGLDDSKYVLSTMDTDHVKMEVRGQRSVLTTFFADNYQAKLNLSGLGAGTKTLSLEPDLPDGVELVSMTPNRVTVTIEEKQTKSFNVSIVPKGSPDAGLQLGKPVIAPQTVKVTLPKSQLNTVTAVQGAVNTDGISEKFEQKRVKLKAYNKKGQELTGAVIEPSTVSVEIPVTQQAKSVPVKIVYSGELPDGLALSKVNANVKEAAVYASQDVLSSLSSYVTATLDLSQFTEAGTRTVQANLAAPSGSDKIEPGLIQIQVTVVPSNEVTDTERTLSGIPIVLQGAGDGANATIIAPAGKTMDVTVKGPQDLVNNLTNDDVSLVANVSGLAAGQHEVTLKVGLPKYITQAGNAGQLKATVNIESPSTPAVTNPNSENESNPSGSGDKGQERPQEGQGNQGGNSDANTGDNAAAEDKTSPHNGAESSANGTSENGQP, from the coding sequence ATGATGGACAAATGGATTAACAATAATACGATTTCCAAGATATTGGCGCTTGCGGTTGCTATAATGCTGTGGGGAATGGTTCATCTGGATACAGGTACTCCTTCGTCTACATTGACCGTTTCCTACAATAATAAAATAATTGATAATGTGGCCATTCAGGCCAGTGGTCTGGATGATTCAAAATATGTGCTGTCTACGATGGACACTGATCATGTAAAGATGGAGGTCAGAGGACAGCGCTCTGTCCTGACTACTTTTTTCGCGGATAATTATCAGGCAAAATTAAACTTAAGCGGCTTAGGAGCAGGCACTAAAACATTGTCACTTGAACCGGATTTACCGGATGGGGTGGAATTGGTATCCATGACTCCTAACCGTGTTACAGTAACAATTGAGGAAAAACAAACGAAATCATTTAATGTATCTATAGTACCTAAGGGTAGTCCAGATGCGGGGCTACAGCTCGGTAAGCCTGTGATTGCTCCTCAAACAGTAAAGGTTACTTTACCCAAAAGCCAGCTGAATACCGTTACTGCGGTGCAAGGGGCTGTTAACACGGATGGCATCTCAGAAAAGTTTGAACAGAAACGGGTAAAGCTGAAGGCCTATAACAAAAAGGGGCAGGAACTCACAGGTGCGGTCATTGAGCCATCCACTGTGTCAGTTGAAATCCCGGTCACTCAGCAGGCGAAGTCTGTGCCTGTCAAAATAGTCTATTCCGGAGAGCTGCCAGACGGATTGGCGCTTTCTAAAGTAAACGCAAATGTGAAGGAAGCAGCGGTATATGCATCACAGGATGTATTAAGCAGCCTGAGCTCTTATGTCACGGCTACACTCGATCTGAGTCAATTTACAGAAGCGGGAACCCGTACAGTTCAAGCTAATTTGGCAGCTCCCTCAGGTTCTGATAAAATCGAGCCAGGGTTAATACAAATTCAGGTGACCGTCGTTCCTTCCAATGAAGTAACAGATACGGAACGGACGCTGTCAGGCATCCCAATCGTTTTACAAGGTGCAGGAGATGGAGCTAACGCAACTATTATAGCACCGGCAGGCAAGACGATGGATGTTACTGTGAAGGGCCCGCAGGATTTGGTAAACAATTTAACCAATGATGACGTTAGTTTGGTGGCAAATGTAAGTGGCCTCGCGGCTGGTCAACACGAGGTTACCCTAAAAGTAGGCTTGCCTAAATACATTACGCAAGCCGGGAATGCCGGCCAACTAAAGGCAACGGTAAACATTGAGAGCCCTTCTACGCCTGCTGTAACGAATCCGAATAGTGAGAATGAATCAAACCCCTCTGGTAGTGGTGATAAGGGGCAGGAGAGGCCACAGGAGGGGCAAGGCAATCAAGGTGGCAACTCTGACGCAAATACCGGGGACAACGCAGCTGCGGAGGATAAAACAAGTCCTCATAACGGCGCAGAATCTTCTGCGAATGGAACCTCGGAGAACGGTCAGCCATAA
- the glmS gene encoding glutamine--fructose-6-phosphate transaminase (isomerizing), with protein sequence MCGIVGYIGNQNTQEVLIDGLKKLEYRGYDSAGIAVFTDSGLQVAKAKGRLANLEAKLDGTPLVGHAGIGHTRWATHGKPSDENSHPHLDESQKFSVVHNGIIENYLELKEQLISEGHTFISETDTEIISHLVAREYEGDIVKAVQKAITFMRGAFALGVLTEHEPNKLVAVRQASPLVIGVGEGENFIGSDIPAILKYTRNVFILNDGEMAVLTSDAVELMTIEGQFISREMIHVEWDAVTAEKGGYEHFMLKEIHEQPKAYRDTMLGRIDKDTKKVVLPELKLTEEQIKNIRNIQIVACGTAYNAGLIGRTVIESMARIPVENDVASEYRYRSPIVTPETLVIVVSQSGETADTLAALREAQANGAHVLAITNVVGSSIARDADDVLVTLAGPEIAVASTKAYSSQLIAFYLLGLYLAQVRGTQTDEQVAHVLAAMESLPEQVEEMLGKADAIKAYAEQIASNKHLFFIGRGQDYAVVQEGSLKLKEISYIHSEAYAAGELKHGTLALIEEGIPVIALVTQESVLEKTVSNIKEVKARGGDVLAITYEEHAVELLKSVDQVFAIPKTLPILSAAISVIALQLLAYYASLALGHDVDKPRNLAKSVTVE encoded by the coding sequence ATGTGTGGCATTGTAGGATATATTGGTAATCAGAATACGCAAGAGGTATTGATTGACGGACTGAAGAAGCTGGAGTATCGCGGGTATGATTCTGCGGGTATTGCCGTGTTTACAGATTCAGGACTGCAAGTAGCCAAGGCAAAAGGTCGTCTGGCGAATCTGGAAGCTAAACTGGATGGTACACCGTTGGTAGGCCATGCAGGCATCGGACATACACGTTGGGCAACACACGGTAAACCTTCTGATGAAAACTCCCATCCGCATTTGGATGAGAGCCAAAAGTTCTCTGTAGTTCACAACGGAATTATTGAGAACTATCTGGAACTGAAGGAACAGCTGATCAGCGAAGGTCATACCTTTATTTCCGAAACGGATACAGAAATCATTTCCCATCTGGTTGCGCGTGAGTATGAAGGAGATATTGTTAAAGCAGTACAAAAAGCAATTACCTTTATGCGCGGTGCTTTTGCACTGGGAGTGCTGACCGAGCACGAGCCTAATAAGCTGGTAGCTGTTCGTCAAGCCAGTCCGTTGGTTATTGGTGTGGGAGAAGGCGAGAACTTTATCGGTTCCGACATTCCGGCTATTCTGAAATATACACGCAATGTATTTATTTTGAACGATGGCGAAATGGCTGTTCTGACTAGTGATGCTGTCGAATTAATGACAATCGAAGGCCAATTTATTTCTCGGGAAATGATTCATGTCGAATGGGATGCTGTTACAGCGGAAAAGGGCGGCTATGAGCATTTCATGTTGAAAGAAATTCACGAACAGCCTAAGGCTTACCGTGACACGATGTTGGGTCGTATCGATAAAGATACTAAAAAAGTTGTTCTTCCAGAGCTGAAGCTGACAGAAGAACAAATTAAAAATATCCGCAACATTCAAATTGTAGCGTGTGGTACAGCTTACAATGCTGGTTTGATTGGCCGTACGGTTATTGAAAGTATGGCTCGTATTCCGGTAGAAAACGATGTAGCTTCCGAGTATCGCTACCGTTCTCCTATCGTAACACCAGAGACATTGGTGATCGTGGTGAGTCAATCCGGTGAAACTGCTGATACATTGGCAGCACTGCGTGAAGCACAAGCAAACGGGGCTCATGTACTGGCGATTACAAATGTAGTCGGCAGCTCTATCGCCCGTGATGCAGATGATGTGTTGGTTACACTGGCAGGACCGGAAATTGCCGTAGCCTCCACCAAAGCGTATTCTTCCCAGTTGATTGCATTTTATCTGTTGGGTCTGTATCTGGCTCAAGTACGTGGCACACAAACGGATGAGCAAGTAGCTCATGTGCTGGCTGCTATGGAATCACTGCCAGAGCAAGTAGAAGAGATGTTGGGTAAAGCAGATGCGATCAAAGCCTATGCTGAGCAAATTGCTAGCAACAAGCACTTATTCTTTATTGGTCGTGGTCAAGACTATGCTGTAGTACAGGAAGGTTCCCTGAAGCTCAAGGAAATCTCCTACATTCATTCCGAGGCATATGCTGCGGGTGAACTGAAGCATGGTACACTGGCATTGATCGAAGAGGGAATTCCAGTTATCGCTTTGGTAACACAGGAATCCGTGTTGGAAAAAACCGTGAGCAACATTAAGGAAGTCAAAGCTCGTGGCGGTGACGTGCTTGCAATCACATATGAAGAGCATGCTGTCGAGCTGTTGAAATCCGTAGATCAAGTATTTGCAATTCCAAAAACACTTCCGATTCTGTCGGCTGCTATTTCAGTTATAGCTCTCCAACTGTTGGCTTACTACGCATCGCTTGCACTAGGTCATGATGTTGATAAACCACGTAACCTGGCGAAAAGTGTTACTGTAGAATAA